Proteins encoded in a region of the Populus alba chromosome 13, ASM523922v2, whole genome shotgun sequence genome:
- the LOC118053536 gene encoding histone acetyltransferase MCC1, whose translation MSNQEFSHHPTICYRPIQPSDLEVLERIHAEIFPIRYESEFFQSVVHGRDIVSWAAVDRSRPNGQSDELIGFVTARIAMTKEAGIGDLLRYDPSKPDQTLVYILTLGVVETYRNLGIARSLIRQVIKYASSVPTCRAVYLHVISYNVPAIHLYKKMSFKCIRRLQGFYLINGQHYDSFLFVYYVNGGRSPCSPLELFFSCGELRDKWS comes from the exons ATGTCAAACCAAGAATTTTCTCATCATCCAACCATATGCTACAGACCTATACAACCTTCTGATTTGGAGGTATTAGAGCGAATCCATGCTGAGATATTTCCTATCAG GTACGAGTCAGAGTTTTTCCAAAGTGTTGTCCATGGACGTGATATTGTTTCTTGGGCTGCAGTCGACCGCAGCCGACCTAATGGTCAGAGTGATGAACTTATTGGTTTTGTTACTGCACGGATTGCAATGACAAAAGAAGCCGGG ATAGGAGATTTGCTCAGATATGACCCCTCTAAACCAGATCAAACATTAGTTTATATCCTGACGCTTGGAGTAGTAGAAACTTACAGAAATCTTGGTATAG CAAGGTCTCTTATTCGTCAGGTCATTAAATATGCTTCAAGTGTTCCAACATGCCGTGCAGTCTACCTGCATGTGATTTCTTACAACGTTCCTGCcattcatctatacaaaaaaatGTCCTTCAAGTGTATACGAAGGTTGCAAGGTTTTTATCTAATCAACGGCCAGCATTATGATTCATTCTTGTTTGTTTACTATGTAAATGGTGGTCGTTCTCCTTGCTCACCATT AGAGCTTTTTTTTAGCTGTGGTGAGTTACGTGACAAGTGGTCTTAA
- the LOC140954131 gene encoding protein EXORDIUM-like 4 isoform X2, with translation MVTDGIERQQILRMASSLPSGSLVLSLYLLLFPVCLATDSASITYHGGPLLTGNLNLTLIWYGQFGRVHKNVIRAFVESLHYNAGANLQPQVSSWWNVVESYQEVAGKGSSPINVKVVKQVTDLKYSAGKAVTSEFIQKVLRKATGGDSNTIPVILTARDVKMQGLCFTKCSQHGMLGDHQQPYIVVGNPESECPGSCAWPFQKPDKGPLSITLNPPNGNLGVDAMVVAFARALVEAVTNPYKTGFFQDNSNNANKTVEAASACWGIFGSGAFDGYTGKVRVDPETGGGFNGHGSRGRKFLIPAVWNPKTKSCWTLL, from the exons ATGGTGACCGATGGAATAGAAAGGCAGCAAATCTTGAGAATGGCATCATCTCTCCCTAGTGGCTCTCTTGTTCTTTCTCTCTACTTGCTCCTGTTCCCTGTCTGTCTTGCTACCGATAGCGCTTCCATAACCTACCATGGGGGCCCTCTCCTGACAGGAAACCTAAACCTAACTCTGATTTGGTACGGTCAATTTGGGCGTGTCCATAAAAATGTCATTAGGGCCTTTGTTGAATCTCTACATTACAATGCGGGAGCCAACTTACAGCCACAAGTCTCGTCATGGTGGAATGTTGTTGAGAGCTACCAGGAGGTTGCCGGGAAGGGAAGCAGCCCTATCAACGTAAAAGTTGTGAAGCAAGTGACTGATCTAAAATATTCAGCAGGGAAAGCTGTTACCAGCGAATTTATTCAGAAAGTTCTGCGGAAGGCGACTGGTGGAGACTCCAACACCATCCCTGTTATTCTCACTGCTAGAGATGTTAAAATGCAGGGGTTGTGCTTCACAAAATGCTCACAACATGGAATGCttg GTGATCATCAGCAGCCATATATTGTGGTGGGCAATCCAGAAAGTGAATGCCCAGGGTCTTGTGCTTGGCCATTCCAGAAGCCAGACAAAGGGCCTCTATCTATAACATTGAACCCGCCAAATGGCAACTTGGGCGTGGATGCCATGGTTGTCGCCTTCGCAAGGGCGTTGGTTGAAGCTGTGACCAACCCATATAAGACTGGGTTTTTCCAGGACAACAGTAACAATGCCAACAAAACCGTGGAGGCCGCATCAGCTTGCTGGGGCATTTTCGGAAGCGGAGCATTCGATGGCTACACCGGAAAAGTACGTGTTGATCCAGAAACCGGAGGGGGTTTTAATGGCCATGGATCAAGGGGTAGGAAGTTCTTGATCCCTGCTGTCTGGAACCCTAAAACAAAGTCATGCTGGACCTTACTTTAG
- the LOC140954131 gene encoding protein EXORDIUM-like 4 isoform X1, with amino-acid sequence MVTDGIERQQILRMASSLPSGSLVLSLYLLLFPVCLATDSASITYHGGPLLTGNLNLTLIWYGQFGRVHKNVIRAFVESLHYNAGANLQPQVSSWWNVVESYQEVAGKGSSPINVKVVKQVTDLKYSAGKAVTSEFIQKVLRKATGGDSNTIPVILTARDVKMQGLCFTKCSQHGMLAGDHQQPYIVVGNPESECPGSCAWPFQKPDKGPLSITLNPPNGNLGVDAMVVAFARALVEAVTNPYKTGFFQDNSNNANKTVEAASACWGIFGSGAFDGYTGKVRVDPETGGGFNGHGSRGRKFLIPAVWNPKTKSCWTLL; translated from the exons ATGGTGACCGATGGAATAGAAAGGCAGCAAATCTTGAGAATGGCATCATCTCTCCCTAGTGGCTCTCTTGTTCTTTCTCTCTACTTGCTCCTGTTCCCTGTCTGTCTTGCTACCGATAGCGCTTCCATAACCTACCATGGGGGCCCTCTCCTGACAGGAAACCTAAACCTAACTCTGATTTGGTACGGTCAATTTGGGCGTGTCCATAAAAATGTCATTAGGGCCTTTGTTGAATCTCTACATTACAATGCGGGAGCCAACTTACAGCCACAAGTCTCGTCATGGTGGAATGTTGTTGAGAGCTACCAGGAGGTTGCCGGGAAGGGAAGCAGCCCTATCAACGTAAAAGTTGTGAAGCAAGTGACTGATCTAAAATATTCAGCAGGGAAAGCTGTTACCAGCGAATTTATTCAGAAAGTTCTGCGGAAGGCGACTGGTGGAGACTCCAACACCATCCCTGTTATTCTCACTGCTAGAGATGTTAAAATGCAGGGGTTGTGCTTCACAAAATGCTCACAACATGGAATGCttg CAGGTGATCATCAGCAGCCATATATTGTGGTGGGCAATCCAGAAAGTGAATGCCCAGGGTCTTGTGCTTGGCCATTCCAGAAGCCAGACAAAGGGCCTCTATCTATAACATTGAACCCGCCAAATGGCAACTTGGGCGTGGATGCCATGGTTGTCGCCTTCGCAAGGGCGTTGGTTGAAGCTGTGACCAACCCATATAAGACTGGGTTTTTCCAGGACAACAGTAACAATGCCAACAAAACCGTGGAGGCCGCATCAGCTTGCTGGGGCATTTTCGGAAGCGGAGCATTCGATGGCTACACCGGAAAAGTACGTGTTGATCCAGAAACCGGAGGGGGTTTTAATGGCCATGGATCAAGGGGTAGGAAGTTCTTGATCCCTGCTGTCTGGAACCCTAAAACAAAGTCATGCTGGACCTTACTTTAG